The Chiloscyllium plagiosum isolate BGI_BamShark_2017 chromosome 40, ASM401019v2, whole genome shotgun sequence genome has a segment encoding these proteins:
- the si:ch1073-459b3.2 gene encoding growth arrest-specific protein 1 yields the protein MLQAARVSWYSLAILACLSSVSGAESVCWQAVLRCQEEKECKWAYSQYSAACEPFLKGLRRQCPSHCIGALVKLNQTQNGPDLENCDCGQDVQCRRAKRAIEPCMPRRYRGQSPDAADLGCTAARQRCEKEPVCHGAMKEYLSNCGQLFNGKRCTAVCKSTIQHLLSIPSGILLNTCVCDGVERPFCEVVKENMEKFCSIEGPSLFTATPDSEENYEYDDYEMNKTDLRPETTDGEDSPLNDSSGLETHTWCALLLLLNLWFP from the coding sequence ATGCTCCAGGCCGCCAGGGTCAGTTGGTACTCTCTGGCGATCTTGGCTTGTCTGAGCTCGGTGAGCGGGGCCGAGTCGGTGTGTTGGCAAGCGGTGCTCCGTTGTCAGGAGGAGAAAGAGTGTAAGTGGGCGTACAGTCAGTACAGCGCGGCTTGCGAGCCCTTCCTCAAGGGCTTGAGGCGCCAGTGTCCCAGCCACTGTATCGGCGCCCTGGTCAAACTCAACCAGACCCAGAACGGCCCCGACCTGGAGAACTGCGACTGCGGTCAGGATGTGCAGTGCAGACGGGCCAAACGGGCCATCGAGCCGTGCATGCCCAGGCGGTACCGGGGCCAGTCGCCGGACGCGGCCGACCTCGGGTGCACGGCGGCCCGTCAGCGCTGCGAGAAGGAGCCGGTGTGTCACGGTGCCATGAAGGAGTACCTGTCCAACTGCGGGCAGCTCTTCAACGGCAAGCGCTGCACCGCCGTCTGCAAGAGCACCATCCAGCACTTGCTGTCCATTCCCAGTGGGATCTTGCTGAACACATGCGTCTGCGACGGGGTGGAGAGACCCTTCTGCGAGGTGGTGAAGGAGAACATGGAGAAGTTCTGCTCCATCGAAGGCCCCTCGCTGTTTACGGCCACTCCGGACTCGGAAGAGAACTATGAATACGACGATTATGAAATGAACAAAACGGATTTAAGGCCAGAAACTACAGACGGAGAGGACTCGCCACTGAATGACTCCTCAGGACTGGAGACACACACGTGGTgtgctctcctcctcctcctgaacTTGTGGTTTCCCTAA